From one Synechocystis sp. PCC 6803 substr. PCC-P genomic stretch:
- a CDS encoding Rieske 2Fe-2S domain-containing protein translates to MTSLLTSSAQAPVANAPFPAGGLDQSKFDCRAVWYPLAYEEDLDKRKPTRFTLLGEDLVIWWEANSQQWRVYADQCPHRLAPLSEGRINKAGQLECPYHGWTFAGSGQCQAIPQQHTGGQAHTSKRACVRSLPTQVAQGLLFAFPGETDQAEKVALPLVDVLDGDQSEWVCLNTFRDLPYDAFTLMENVLDSSHIPYTHHKTVGKRSNVSPVDLEIIHGDRQGFTGIWEEGPRKGTLGKQTTTFIAPGLMWHDLTSKQFGRTLTVVYATPIRPGECRLFARFPFKFPSKFPRLVIGFTPRWYSHLGQNRVLEDDQIFLHFQERFVQGKGGSPNYEKDCYLPTKADLFVAEFHRWIEQYQVKPFGDSPLPDRQSVEQLMDRYHSHTEHCHSCRNALANIEKIQTGSLAIAIICLVCLPVASLGLAPNFALGLGLTVLTGLGFALWAGLGKFKQSFYQGNPIPPRNILDKG, encoded by the coding sequence ATGACCAGTTTGTTAACCTCCTCTGCCCAAGCTCCAGTTGCCAACGCTCCCTTTCCAGCAGGGGGACTAGACCAAAGCAAATTTGATTGTCGGGCCGTGTGGTATCCCCTGGCTTACGAGGAGGATTTGGACAAACGCAAACCAACTCGTTTTACCCTGCTGGGAGAAGATTTGGTGATCTGGTGGGAAGCGAATAGTCAACAATGGCGGGTTTACGCCGATCAATGTCCCCACCGTTTGGCCCCCCTTTCGGAAGGTAGGATTAACAAGGCTGGCCAGTTGGAATGTCCTTACCACGGTTGGACTTTTGCGGGATCAGGGCAATGTCAAGCGATTCCTCAACAACATACCGGAGGCCAAGCCCACACCAGTAAACGGGCCTGTGTGCGTTCCCTGCCAACCCAAGTGGCTCAAGGTTTGCTCTTTGCTTTTCCTGGGGAAACTGATCAAGCAGAAAAAGTTGCCCTCCCCTTGGTGGATGTGTTGGATGGGGATCAGTCTGAATGGGTTTGTCTCAATACTTTTCGGGATTTGCCCTACGACGCCTTTACCCTGATGGAAAATGTGTTGGATTCGAGCCATATTCCCTACACCCACCATAAAACCGTTGGTAAACGCAGTAACGTTAGTCCGGTGGATTTGGAGATTATCCATGGCGATCGTCAGGGATTTACCGGCATTTGGGAAGAGGGACCAAGAAAAGGTACGTTGGGCAAGCAAACCACCACTTTCATTGCGCCGGGGTTGATGTGGCATGATTTAACTTCAAAGCAATTTGGTCGAACTTTAACGGTGGTTTACGCTACTCCGATTCGCCCAGGGGAGTGTCGTTTATTCGCCCGTTTTCCTTTTAAATTTCCTAGTAAGTTTCCCCGGTTAGTAATTGGTTTCACGCCCCGTTGGTATTCCCATTTAGGACAAAACCGGGTGTTGGAAGATGACCAAATTTTTCTCCATTTCCAAGAAAGATTTGTGCAGGGCAAAGGCGGATCGCCCAATTATGAAAAAGATTGTTACTTACCCACTAAAGCAGATTTGTTTGTGGCGGAATTTCACCGTTGGATTGAGCAATATCAAGTCAAACCCTTTGGGGATAGTCCGTTACCTGATCGCCAATCGGTAGAGCAATTAATGGATCGTTACCATTCCCACACTGAACATTGCCACAGTTGCCGCAATGCCCTTGCTAACATTGAAAAAATTCAAACCGGGAGCCTCGCGATCGCCATTATCTGCTTGGTTTGCTTGCCAGTGGCTAGTTTAGGCTTAGCTCCTAATTTCGCTCTGGGATTGGGCTTGACAGTGTTGACTGGCTTAGGTTTTGCACTCTGGGCTGGTTTGGGCAAATTTAAACAATCTTTTTACCAAGGCAACCCCATTCCCCCAAGAAATATTCTTGATAAAGGCTAA
- a CDS encoding NAD(P)/FAD-dependent oxidoreductase — translation MNSPTSPRRPHVVIVGGGFAGLYTAKNLRRSPVDITLIDKRNFHLFQPLLYQVATGSLSPADIASPLRGVLKGQKNIRVLMDKVIDIDPDKQKVVLEDHAPIAYDWLVVATGVSHHYFGNDHWAALAPGLKTIEDALTIRQRIFAAFEAAEKESNPERQQAWLTFVIVGAGPTGVELAGAIAEIAHSSLKDNFHRIDTRQAKILLIEGVDRVLPPYKPQLSARAQRDLEDLGVTVLTERMVTDINPEQVTVHNNGQTETIVTKTVLWGAGVRASSLGKIIGDRTGAELDRAGRVVVNPDLSVASFDNIFVLGDLANYSHQGDQPLPGVAPVAMQEAAYLSKLIPARLAEKEQIMVPFRYIDYGSLAVIGQNKAVVDLGFAQFTGLVAWMIWVWAHVYYLIEFDNKLIVMLQWGWNYFTRGRGARLITDTPNPQSTSTVQKELVRP, via the coding sequence ATGAATTCCCCCACCTCTCCCCGTCGTCCCCATGTGGTTATTGTCGGGGGCGGCTTTGCCGGTCTTTACACTGCAAAAAATTTACGGCGATCGCCGGTGGATATTACCCTGATTGACAAACGGAATTTCCATCTTTTCCAACCTTTGTTGTACCAGGTGGCCACGGGTAGTCTTTCCCCAGCGGATATTGCTTCACCGTTGCGGGGAGTACTAAAGGGACAAAAAAATATTCGAGTGTTGATGGATAAGGTCATTGACATCGACCCCGATAAGCAAAAAGTGGTGTTGGAGGACCATGCCCCTATTGCCTACGACTGGCTGGTGGTGGCCACTGGGGTTAGTCATCATTACTTTGGCAATGACCATTGGGCTGCCCTGGCTCCGGGTTTAAAAACCATTGAAGATGCTTTGACCATACGCCAACGAATTTTTGCGGCTTTTGAAGCGGCGGAAAAGGAAAGTAATCCAGAAAGACAACAGGCTTGGTTAACCTTTGTCATTGTCGGGGCGGGGCCCACCGGGGTGGAATTGGCAGGGGCGATCGCCGAAATTGCCCATAGTTCCCTCAAGGATAATTTTCATCGCATAGACACTAGGCAGGCAAAAATTTTGCTCATTGAAGGGGTTGATCGAGTACTGCCTCCCTACAAACCCCAATTATCGGCCAGGGCCCAACGGGATTTGGAAGACCTAGGGGTAACGGTGTTGACTGAAAGAATGGTGACTGACATTAACCCGGAACAGGTGACGGTGCATAACAACGGCCAAACTGAAACCATTGTGACAAAAACGGTGCTCTGGGGCGCTGGGGTCAGGGCTTCTAGCCTCGGTAAAATCATTGGCGATCGCACTGGGGCCGAGTTAGACCGGGCCGGTCGGGTAGTGGTCAACCCGGATTTGAGTGTGGCCAGTTTTGATAATATATTTGTCCTGGGGGATTTGGCTAATTATTCCCACCAAGGTGATCAACCCCTACCCGGTGTGGCCCCCGTGGCTATGCAGGAAGCAGCTTATTTATCCAAACTCATTCCTGCCCGGTTAGCGGAAAAAGAACAAATCATGGTTCCTTTTCGCTACATTGACTACGGTAGTCTAGCGGTGATTGGTCAGAATAAAGCGGTGGTTGACCTTGGTTTTGCCCAATTTACCGGCTTGGTGGCTTGGATGATCTGGGTTTGGGCCCACGTTTATTACCTGATTGAATTCGACAATAAACTAATTGTCATGTTGCAATGGGGTTGGAATTATTTCACCAGAGGCCGGGGGGCCCGACTCATCACCGATACCCCCAATCCCCAGAGCACTTCCACCGTGCAGAAGGAACTAGTGCGCCCCTAG
- a CDS encoding sigma-70 family RNA polymerase sigma factor — MIQRSQQGDAEAFRQLYRRYQAKVRSTLYQLCGQHQLDDLVQEVFFKVWKGLPKLRNHNFFATWLYRITWNVAQDARKQLGRSRQRIHQPSTALADNEGEISLQLSRPEDSPDLLQLHYQDLVQQGLATLSFEHRTVLVLHDLEDLPQKTIAEVLNLPGGTIKSRLFYARRAMREFLQQQGVQDVF; from the coding sequence ATGATCCAGCGAAGTCAGCAGGGTGATGCTGAGGCCTTTCGTCAACTTTATCGTCGGTACCAGGCTAAAGTACGTTCTACCCTTTATCAACTTTGTGGACAGCATCAACTCGATGATCTAGTTCAGGAGGTCTTTTTCAAAGTGTGGAAAGGATTGCCCAAACTCCGCAATCACAATTTTTTTGCCACCTGGCTTTATCGCATTACTTGGAATGTGGCCCAGGATGCCCGTAAACAATTGGGGCGATCGCGCCAACGGATTCATCAACCCAGTACTGCCTTAGCCGACAACGAAGGGGAAATATCCCTGCAATTGTCTCGGCCCGAGGACAGTCCCGATCTGTTGCAACTCCATTACCAGGATTTGGTGCAGCAAGGCTTGGCTACCCTCAGCTTTGAGCATCGCACGGTGTTGGTGCTCCACGATCTGGAGGATTTGCCCCAAAAGACCATTGCGGAGGTACTAAATTTGCCTGGGGGTACTATCAAATCCCGTTTATTCTATGCTCGGCGGGCCATGCGGGAATTCTTGCAGCAACAGGGAGTTCAAGATGTCTTTTAA
- a CDS encoding Spy/CpxP family protein refolding chaperone: MKNIIIAGLLSGLACTVSTMPAMAQNQNLDLHWQSGDTSEQMLAQWGWGNKKGGQGQWMESLDLTDSQKQQLEAIRQKYQGQMQSLSEQMRTSQNELRTLMSGNGSDSEIRAKHNQVANLRQQLGELRFNSMLESRQVLTPEQRQKFSQLMQERRNSRQGRRGMGNQQ; the protein is encoded by the coding sequence ATGAAAAACATTATTATCGCCGGTTTGCTTAGCGGTTTAGCTTGTACTGTCAGCACCATGCCCGCCATGGCCCAAAATCAAAATCTGGATTTACATTGGCAAAGTGGCGATACCAGCGAGCAAATGCTAGCCCAATGGGGCTGGGGCAACAAAAAAGGTGGCCAGGGCCAGTGGATGGAATCCCTTGATTTAACTGATAGTCAAAAACAACAACTGGAAGCCATTCGCCAAAAATATCAAGGCCAAATGCAATCTCTGTCGGAGCAAATGCGTACTAGCCAAAATGAATTACGCACTCTGATGTCTGGCAATGGCAGTGACAGCGAAATCCGCGCCAAACACAACCAGGTGGCTAATTTGAGGCAACAACTGGGGGAACTGCGCTTCAACAGTATGCTGGAAAGCCGTCAAGTATTGACCCCGGAACAACGGCAAAAATTTTCCCAATTAATGCAGGAGCGTCGCAATAGTCGTCAAGGTCGCCGGGGCATGGGCAACCAACAATAA
- the murI gene encoding glutamate racemase has translation MREPQRSRIGVFDSGVGGLTVLRELYRQLPKESILYFGDTARLPYGKRSPQVILQYVREILTWMAAEEVKMVIMACNTSSALALETVQQEFNMPILGVILPGARAAVRQGRRIGVISTPATAASNAYRHAIHEITPDALVWQMACPEFVPLIEQNRLHDPYTLEVAKGYLQPLLDADIDTLVFGCTHYRHLTPVFQQILPSHIRLVDPASHVVKAARQELEVMGLRNSEMSIATRFTVSGCPQQFAELSHQWLGFTPMVEKISLPCLSSICPQPLEIRE, from the coding sequence ATGCGTGAGCCCCAGCGTAGCCGAATTGGCGTTTTTGATAGTGGTGTGGGTGGGTTAACCGTTCTACGTGAGCTGTATCGACAATTACCTAAAGAGTCAATTCTTTATTTTGGCGATACGGCACGGCTACCTTACGGCAAAAGATCCCCGCAAGTAATCCTCCAATATGTCCGGGAAATCCTTACTTGGATGGCAGCAGAGGAAGTGAAAATGGTAATCATGGCCTGCAACACCAGTTCTGCTCTGGCCCTGGAAACCGTGCAACAGGAATTCAATATGCCAATTTTGGGAGTGATTCTCCCCGGGGCCCGGGCGGCAGTGCGTCAAGGTCGGCGCATCGGTGTTATTTCTACCCCCGCCACTGCGGCCAGCAACGCCTATCGCCATGCCATCCACGAGATCACCCCTGATGCATTGGTCTGGCAAATGGCCTGCCCAGAATTTGTGCCCCTAATTGAGCAAAACCGCCTCCATGACCCCTACACCCTAGAGGTGGCCAAGGGCTATTTACAACCCCTTCTGGATGCAGACATTGACACCCTGGTATTTGGTTGTACCCACTATCGTCATTTAACCCCCGTCTTTCAGCAGATTTTGCCTTCCCATATCCGCCTAGTAGACCCGGCCAGCCATGTGGTCAAAGCGGCCCGTCAGGAATTGGAAGTGATGGGACTGCGGAATTCGGAAATGTCCATTGCCACCCGTTTCACTGTCAGTGGCTGCCCCCAACAGTTTGCGGAGCTTTCCCACCAATGGCTCGGTTTTACCCCCATGGTGGAAAAAATTTCCTTGCCCTGCTTGAGTTCAATTTGCCCCCAACCCTTGGAAATACGAGAGTAG
- a CDS encoding N-acetylmuramoyl-L-alanine amidase, whose protein sequence is MSRLPGFALTFLSVLLTSLPAMAGQLVNWNFNASQNRLTFYTDSRVQPTAQLIPNPTRIVVDLPGTTLRGPTVRQAGGGRVREIRIGEPDSFTTRVVIELDAGYTVDPQQVKVRGITPTQWVVELPTPELAPASNNNAPGPNPDGSSLPTQNLSAANPPSTGQQYLQVTGNGLFVRLDKNGDNSGIRIQPNARQSTVNFELNGAVLPESLVGQSLPVGQYGVEEIKFSDNPNNPRLSLALADSGGGWNAYYSRVGGGVVLLPKQISRSGGANPAPGSAAVPVSNNTSNSSPSSSGNRSPNDRLVSQASNRNLANITAIEVTRDDSQLIIRGDRQINARGNFNRLTGNYEIRLDRAQLSPQFQSPELATGGPLYQLNISQETNDSVLILVRPNTGRRFGRLFRSGGSLYALELISDTTASRPTGNLPANNPPRGNSGDQISIAVQPPPANATPSFPPEWSNPPAGNLPSVPRGGRLVVVDPGHGGKDPGAIGIRGVQEKDVVLAVSQYLQRYLEQQGVRVLMTRTGDYFISLQGRTDMANRAGADLFVSIHANSMGMGRPDVNGFEIYYHGNAGLSQAIHRNVVNSLNVRDRRVRQARFYVLRNSRMPSTLVEMGFVTGNEDNYKLTDPNFQQQMAQAIARGVLEYLQQR, encoded by the coding sequence ATGTCAAGATTGCCTGGTTTTGCTCTTACCTTTCTGTCGGTCTTGTTAACCAGTCTGCCAGCCATGGCGGGGCAGTTAGTTAACTGGAATTTCAATGCGTCCCAGAATCGGCTGACTTTCTACACCGATTCCCGGGTTCAGCCCACAGCCCAACTGATCCCCAATCCCACCCGCATTGTGGTGGATTTGCCCGGTACAACCTTGAGGGGCCCCACCGTCAGGCAAGCTGGAGGGGGAAGGGTAAGGGAAATTCGCATCGGTGAACCGGATAGTTTTACCACCAGGGTGGTGATTGAACTGGATGCGGGCTACACCGTTGATCCCCAACAGGTTAAAGTCCGGGGCATTACCCCGACTCAATGGGTGGTGGAATTACCTACCCCAGAATTGGCTCCCGCCAGCAACAATAATGCCCCTGGTCCCAATCCCGACGGATCTTCTCTGCCTACTCAGAATTTGAGTGCCGCTAACCCCCCCAGCACCGGTCAGCAGTACTTACAGGTCACTGGCAACGGACTTTTTGTGCGTCTGGATAAAAATGGCGATAACAGTGGTATCCGCATCCAACCCAATGCTCGCCAATCCACGGTTAACTTTGAGCTCAATGGGGCGGTGCTGCCAGAAAGTTTGGTGGGGCAGTCTTTGCCCGTGGGACAATACGGTGTTGAAGAAATTAAGTTTTCCGATAATCCCAATAATCCCCGCCTTTCCCTGGCCCTGGCGGACAGTGGGGGCGGCTGGAATGCTTACTATAGTCGGGTTGGGGGAGGCGTAGTGCTGCTCCCAAAGCAGATTAGCCGGTCTGGGGGGGCTAACCCAGCGCCTGGATCGGCGGCCGTTCCGGTCAGTAACAACACTTCCAATTCTTCCCCTAGTTCTTCTGGTAATAGAAGCCCTAATGATCGCCTAGTAAGTCAGGCTTCCAACCGCAATCTCGCCAATATCACTGCCATTGAAGTGACCAGGGATGATAGCCAATTGATCATCCGGGGCGATCGCCAAATTAATGCTAGGGGGAATTTCAATCGTTTAACCGGTAACTACGAAATTCGTTTAGACCGGGCCCAACTGTCTCCCCAGTTCCAAAGTCCAGAGTTGGCCACTGGGGGCCCCCTTTATCAGCTTAATATTAGTCAGGAAACGAACGATTCAGTTTTAATTCTGGTCCGGCCCAACACTGGCCGTCGCTTTGGCCGTCTGTTCCGTTCTGGGGGCAGTCTTTATGCCCTGGAATTGATCTCCGATACCACTGCCAGTCGTCCTACGGGAAATTTACCTGCTAACAATCCACCCAGAGGGAATAGCGGGGATCAAATCTCCATTGCTGTCCAGCCCCCGCCGGCCAATGCCACCCCCAGTTTTCCCCCGGAGTGGAGCAATCCCCCTGCCGGTAATTTACCATCCGTTCCTCGGGGAGGCCGTTTGGTGGTGGTGGATCCCGGCCATGGAGGTAAGGATCCCGGGGCGATAGGTATCCGAGGCGTGCAAGAAAAAGATGTAGTCCTGGCTGTTTCCCAATACTTGCAACGATATTTGGAGCAACAGGGGGTCCGGGTGTTGATGACCCGCACGGGGGATTATTTCATTAGCCTCCAGGGCCGTACCGACATGGCCAACCGAGCCGGAGCGGATTTATTTGTCAGTATTCACGCCAACTCCATGGGCATGGGCCGTCCCGATGTGAATGGTTTTGAGATTTATTACCATGGTAATGCAGGTCTATCCCAAGCAATCCATCGCAATGTGGTTAATTCCCTGAATGTGCGGGACCGCCGGGTACGCCAGGCTCGATTCTACGTTCTACGGAATTCCCGCATGCCCTCCACCCTAGTGGAAATGGGCTTTGTCACCGGCAATGAAGACAATTACAAACTTACGGATCCCAATTTTCAGCAACAGATGGCCCAGGCGATCGCCAGGGGAGTTTTGGAGTATCTGCAACAAAGGTAG
- a CDS encoding deoxyribodipyrimidine photo-lyase, 8-HDF type: MGRQLILFPMSDQSDHPLILLWHRRDLRLNDHLALAKARQKTAKIVGVFCLDNKILQAEDMAPARVAYLLGCLQSLQDHYQRLGSELLVFQADPVQLLPKLANTLGAHGVTWTLDTEPYAQKRDLAVAQALRERGLAIATEWDQLMHHPGEVLTQAGSPYTVYTPFWKNWSQLPKTSPVPTPKDLQGLTPAEKEKLAPLEPLAIPQLADLGFIWDQPLPLTPGEEAAEQRLDWFVAHGLEEYQQNRNFPALDGTSQLSAALKFGVISPRTLWQTTLEAWEQSRSEEARASIETWQQELAWREFYQHCLYSFPALAQGPYRSPFQEFPWEENQDHFQAWCEGRTGYPIIDAAMAQLNQTGWMHNRCRMIVASFLIKDLILNWQWGELYFMQTLYDGDLAANNGGWQWSASSGMDPKPLRIFNPHTQAQKFDPEGEYIRTWLPQLARFDTGDLLTGKLTPGSRRSVNYPEPIVDHNQQQREFKRRYQLVK; this comes from the coding sequence ATGGGGAGGCAGTTGATTTTGTTTCCCATGTCTGACCAGTCTGACCATCCCCTAATTTTGCTGTGGCACCGCCGGGATTTACGCCTTAATGATCATTTAGCTTTGGCCAAGGCCCGTCAAAAAACTGCCAAAATTGTCGGTGTCTTTTGTCTGGATAACAAAATTCTGCAAGCGGAAGATATGGCTCCGGCCCGGGTGGCTTACCTGCTCGGTTGCCTACAATCTTTACAGGATCATTACCAGCGCCTCGGTAGTGAGTTGTTGGTTTTCCAAGCAGATCCGGTGCAGTTGTTGCCCAAATTGGCCAATACCTTAGGTGCCCACGGTGTTACTTGGACTTTAGACACGGAACCCTACGCCCAAAAGCGAGATTTAGCAGTGGCCCAGGCTCTACGGGAAAGGGGTTTGGCGATCGCCACGGAATGGGATCAACTCATGCACCATCCAGGGGAAGTGCTGACCCAAGCGGGCAGCCCCTACACGGTTTACACTCCCTTTTGGAAAAATTGGTCCCAACTGCCCAAAACAAGTCCGGTACCCACGCCCAAGGATTTACAGGGTTTAACTCCAGCAGAAAAGGAAAAATTAGCTCCTTTAGAGCCCCTGGCCATACCCCAGTTAGCGGATTTAGGTTTTATCTGGGATCAACCTCTCCCATTAACACCGGGGGAAGAAGCAGCTGAGCAAAGATTGGACTGGTTTGTGGCCCATGGGTTGGAGGAATATCAGCAAAATCGTAATTTCCCAGCCCTAGATGGCACTTCTCAACTGAGTGCCGCTCTCAAATTTGGTGTGATTTCCCCACGAACCCTGTGGCAGACTACCCTAGAAGCGTGGGAGCAAAGCCGCAGTGAGGAAGCCCGGGCTAGCATTGAAACTTGGCAACAGGAATTGGCCTGGAGGGAATTTTACCAACATTGCCTTTACAGCTTTCCTGCATTGGCCCAGGGACCTTACCGATCGCCGTTTCAGGAATTTCCCTGGGAGGAAAACCAAGACCATTTCCAAGCCTGGTGCGAAGGCAGAACTGGTTACCCGATCATTGATGCAGCGATGGCTCAGTTGAATCAAACGGGCTGGATGCACAATCGTTGCCGCATGATTGTGGCTAGTTTTTTGATTAAGGATCTGATTCTTAATTGGCAATGGGGAGAGCTGTATTTTATGCAGACCCTCTACGACGGAGACCTAGCGGCCAACAATGGAGGCTGGCAGTGGAGTGCTTCCAGCGGCATGGACCCCAAACCCCTACGGATTTTTAACCCCCATACCCAAGCCCAAAAGTTTGACCCAGAGGGGGAATATATCCGCACGTGGTTGCCCCAGTTGGCCCGGTTCGACACGGGGGACTTGTTAACCGGCAAACTTACCCCCGGGTCACGGCGATCGGTCAATTATCCAGAACCCATAGTGGACCACAATCAGCAACAACGGGAATTTAAACGGCGTTATCAATTGGTCAAATAA
- a CDS encoding NAD(P)/FAD-dependent oxidoreductase, giving the protein MTDARPRICILGGGFGGLYTALRLGQLSWEGHTPPEIVLVDQRDRFLFAPFLYELVTEEMQTWEIAPPFVELLAESGVIFRQAEVTAIDFDHQKVLLNDQDKGTESLAFDQLVIALGGQTPLPNLPGLKDYGLGFRTLEDAYKLKQKLKSLEQADAEKIRIAIVGGGYSGVELAAKLGDRLGERGRIRIIERGKEILAMSPEFNRQQAQASLSAKGIWVDTETTVTAITATDVTLQFREQEDVIPVDLVLWTVGTTVSPLIRNLALPHNDQGQLRTNAQLQVEGKTNIFALGDGAEGRDASGQLIPTTAQGAFQQTDYCAWNIWANLTGRPLLPCRYQPLGEMLALGTDGAVLSGLGIKLSGPAALLARRLVYLYRFPTWQHQLTVGLNWLTRPLGDWLKNEPS; this is encoded by the coding sequence ATGACGGACGCTCGACCACGGATTTGTATTTTAGGGGGAGGATTTGGCGGACTTTACACCGCTCTACGCCTCGGTCAACTATCCTGGGAGGGCCATACCCCACCGGAAATTGTCCTCGTCGACCAACGGGATCGGTTTTTATTTGCCCCTTTCCTCTACGAACTGGTAACAGAGGAAATGCAAACTTGGGAAATTGCCCCTCCTTTTGTAGAACTTTTAGCGGAATCGGGGGTAATTTTTCGTCAGGCGGAAGTGACCGCCATTGATTTTGACCACCAAAAAGTGTTGTTAAATGACCAGGACAAGGGCACCGAAAGTTTAGCGTTTGATCAGTTAGTCATTGCCCTGGGGGGCCAAACTCCCCTGCCAAATCTGCCGGGGCTAAAGGATTATGGTTTGGGATTCCGCACCCTGGAAGATGCCTATAAACTCAAGCAAAAATTAAAATCACTGGAACAAGCCGACGCAGAGAAAATTCGTATTGCTATTGTTGGTGGGGGCTACAGCGGGGTGGAATTAGCGGCCAAACTCGGCGATCGCCTAGGGGAACGGGGCCGCATCCGCATTATTGAGCGGGGCAAAGAAATTTTAGCCATGTCCCCGGAGTTCAATCGTCAACAGGCCCAGGCCAGTCTTTCCGCCAAGGGAATTTGGGTGGATACGGAAACCACCGTTACCGCCATCACCGCCACCGATGTCACCCTCCAGTTCCGAGAGCAGGAAGATGTAATTCCAGTGGACTTGGTGCTTTGGACTGTGGGCACCACCGTTTCTCCTTTGATTCGTAATTTAGCCCTGCCCCATAACGACCAAGGCCAGCTTAGAACCAATGCCCAACTACAGGTGGAAGGAAAAACTAACATTTTTGCCTTGGGGGACGGAGCCGAAGGTCGGGATGCTAGTGGACAATTAATTCCCACCACGGCCCAAGGAGCCTTCCAACAGACGGACTATTGTGCCTGGAACATTTGGGCTAACTTAACCGGCCGTCCCCTGCTGCCCTGTCGTTATCAACCCCTAGGGGAAATGTTGGCCCTGGGCACCGATGGCGCTGTGCTGAGTGGTTTGGGCATTAAATTAAGTGGCCCCGCCGCCTTGTTGGCTCGTCGTTTGGTCTATCTCTACCGTTTTCCCACTTGGCAACATCAACTGACTGTGGGCTTGAATTGGCTGACCCGCCCCCTGGGGGATTGGCTCAAAAATGAACCTTCCTGA
- the rimI gene encoding ribosomal protein S18-alanine N-acetyltransferase: protein MVSLLGPKYDLFWPHREELPQFAQLDQQCLGGMWTLAGYEREWDSDHSVLLGIRLIARGNLVAMGAFWQILEEAHITLLAVAQAHRRQGLGKILLQNLLATAEHRQLERATLEVRASNQAAMDLYHQFGFQLAGCRKRYYPDGEDALILWKNHLSSPA from the coding sequence ATGGTTTCGCTTCTTGGCCCCAAATATGATCTTTTTTGGCCCCACAGGGAAGAACTGCCCCAGTTTGCCCAGTTAGACCAGCAATGTTTGGGGGGCATGTGGACGTTAGCGGGTTACGAGCGGGAATGGGACAGTGACCACAGTGTTCTGTTGGGAATTCGTTTAATAGCCAGGGGGAACTTGGTGGCCATGGGGGCATTTTGGCAAATTTTAGAAGAAGCCCACATCACTTTGTTAGCTGTGGCCCAGGCCCATCGCCGGCAGGGATTGGGAAAAATCCTTCTTCAGAACCTCTTAGCAACGGCGGAACACCGACAATTGGAAAGGGCTACTTTGGAAGTGAGGGCATCCAATCAGGCTGCCATGGACCTTTACCATCAATTTGGGTTTCAGTTGGCGGGGTGCAGAAAACGTTATTACCCCGATGGGGAGGATGCCCTAATTCTCTGGAAAAACCATTTGAGCTCCCCTGCCTAG